From one Mustela nigripes isolate SB6536 chromosome 16, MUSNIG.SB6536, whole genome shotgun sequence genomic stretch:
- the SOST gene encoding sclerostin, with protein sequence MQLSLAVYLVCLLVHAAFRVVEGQGWRAFKNDATEIIPELGEYPEPPPELENNKTMNRAENGGRPPHHPFETKDASEYSCRELHFTRFVTDGPCRSAKPVTELVCSGQCGPARLLPNAIGRGKWWRPSGPDFRCIPDRYRAQRVQLLCPGDAAPRARKVRLVASCKCKRLTRFHNQSELKDFGPEAARPQKGRKPRPRARGAKANQAELENAY encoded by the exons ATGcagctctctctcgctgtgtatcTCGTCTGCCTGCTGGTGCATGCGGCCTTCCGGGTGGTGGAGGGCCAGGGCTGGCGGGCCTTCAAAAACGATGCCACAGAGATCATCCCTGAGCTTGGCGAGTACCCCGAGCCCCCACCAGAGCTGGAGAACAACAAGACCATGAACCGGGCGGAGAACGGAGGGAGGCCCCCTCACCATCCCTTTGAGACCAAAG ACGCGTCCGAGTACAGCTGCCGCGAGCTGCATTTCACCCGCTTCGTGACGGACGGACCCTGCCGCAGCGCCAAGCCGGTCACCGAGCTGGTGTGCTCCGGCCAGTGCGGCCCCGCGCGCCTGCTGCCCAACGCCATCGGCCGCGGCAAGTGGTGGCGCCCGAGCGGGCCCGACTTCCGCTGCATCCCCGACCGCTACCGTGCGCAACGGGTGCAGCTGCTGTGCCCGGGGGATGCGGCGCCGCGCGCGCGCAAAGTGCGCCTGGTGGCCTCCTGCAAGTGCAAGCGCCTCACCCGCTTCCACAACCAGTCCGAGCTCAAGGACTTCGGGCCCGAGGCCGCGCGGCCGCAGAAGGGCCGAAAGCCGCGGCCCCGCGCCCGGGGCGCCAAAGCCAACCAGGCTGAGCTGGAGAACGCCTATTAG